One region of Termitidicoccus mucosus genomic DNA includes:
- a CDS encoding AAA family ATPase, translating to MSTYQFEKNEFIKLKSIEFFRNFIRNHNDKITDDDAFNPLRDAVAWTDVVRHFKAAFSGDELRALHADILLETLYPAEADATGHDTGASKKYLRQHLTGFFQETWNSLSHDKMRSIILNLLDTPAATVREKDIFEHRLEELQATLLLSEMERDTLLVLYFINDNFLALPEACPRSIAPRRKINFIAQCLDHGIHEVRHILSPDAKLQRYGCIDRDFDFNSVLHGFLVGADNNPLASHFYAKHDGETLPWDFYGELAEKHGALLKRLVLARAPERGLNILLHGEPGTGKTSFARSLARELNMECHEIAQGKTDRDGGHVSHTAFRFGALQLCASRIRAGRGIIIVDEADDMLRRAGSGGLLGIFSDSAQSGAGDKGRLNAVLDTIKATVVWITNTPSGELDESNRRRFDYSIRFDKLNDVQRLAIWKNNVRKHKLENLFDDIALEKFAGDYETSAGGVSLVLQNIAALAPEKNEAPVLVEKLIVPHCELLDIKSANTALLPAKDYTLDGLNIKSAVKLDRIIAAFRRFQSEPAPASPDRPRMNVLLSGPPGTGKTEFVKHLGKTLDTKIVVRMGSDLLSKWVGGTEQNIAAAFREAGAGKYILFLDEIDGLLQNRERSNRSWEVTQVNELLQQMENFGGILVAATNFSQNLDPAAIRRFTFKLEFDYLDSPGKELFFERMFSSPLTAGEAARLEAIPNLAPGDFRTARQGLYYLGGDITNNDRLAALETESNAKKQTGSAARRIGFGTVGSRS from the coding sequence ATGAGCACCTACCAGTTCGAAAAAAACGAATTCATCAAATTGAAGTCCATCGAATTTTTCCGCAACTTCATCCGCAACCATAACGACAAAATTACTGACGATGATGCCTTCAATCCACTGCGTGACGCCGTCGCGTGGACGGACGTGGTGCGTCACTTCAAGGCCGCATTTTCCGGGGATGAATTACGCGCACTCCACGCTGACATCCTCCTGGAAACGCTCTATCCCGCCGAGGCGGATGCAACGGGTCATGACACCGGTGCCTCGAAAAAATATCTGCGCCAGCATCTGACGGGCTTCTTTCAGGAAACGTGGAACAGCCTGAGCCATGACAAAATGCGGAGCATCATATTAAACTTGCTCGACACGCCCGCTGCCACCGTGCGTGAAAAAGACATTTTTGAGCATCGTCTGGAGGAATTGCAGGCCACGCTTCTTCTCTCCGAGATGGAGCGCGACACCCTGCTCGTGCTTTATTTTATCAACGACAACTTCCTTGCCCTGCCAGAGGCTTGCCCCCGGTCCATCGCCCCCCGTAGAAAAATAAATTTTATCGCCCAATGCCTCGACCATGGCATCCACGAAGTTCGCCACATTCTCTCTCCCGACGCAAAATTGCAACGCTATGGCTGCATTGACCGCGATTTTGATTTCAACTCCGTGCTCCACGGTTTTCTTGTCGGTGCCGACAACAACCCGCTTGCCAGCCACTTTTATGCCAAACACGACGGCGAAACCCTGCCGTGGGATTTTTACGGCGAGCTTGCTGAAAAACACGGCGCCCTCCTGAAACGCCTCGTTCTCGCCCGCGCGCCGGAGCGCGGACTCAACATCCTACTCCACGGAGAGCCGGGCACGGGCAAAACCAGCTTCGCCCGCAGCCTCGCCCGCGAATTAAACATGGAGTGCCACGAAATCGCCCAAGGCAAAACCGACCGGGATGGCGGCCACGTCAGCCACACCGCCTTCCGCTTCGGCGCGCTCCAACTCTGCGCCAGTCGCATCCGTGCCGGGCGCGGAATAATAATTGTCGACGAGGCCGACGACATGCTCCGCCGCGCCGGCTCCGGCGGCTTGCTTGGAATATTTTCCGATTCCGCCCAGTCCGGTGCCGGCGACAAGGGGCGTCTCAACGCCGTGCTCGACACCATAAAGGCAACCGTCGTGTGGATTACAAACACTCCCTCCGGCGAGCTCGACGAATCGAACCGCCGCCGCTTCGATTATTCCATCCGCTTTGACAAGCTAAACGACGTCCAGCGTCTCGCGATTTGGAAAAACAATGTCCGGAAACACAAATTGGAGAATCTATTCGACGACATCGCGCTCGAAAAATTCGCCGGCGACTACGAAACCAGTGCCGGCGGCGTCTCGCTCGTGCTGCAAAATATCGCCGCCCTCGCCCCTGAAAAAAACGAGGCTCCCGTGCTGGTCGAAAAACTGATTGTCCCGCATTGCGAATTGCTGGATATCAAATCCGCGAACACCGCCCTGCTCCCGGCGAAGGATTACACACTCGACGGCCTGAATATAAAAAGCGCCGTCAAACTCGACCGCATCATCGCCGCCTTCCGCCGCTTCCAGTCCGAACCCGCGCCCGCCTCGCCCGACCGCCCGCGCATGAACGTCCTCCTCTCCGGCCCTCCGGGCACCGGCAAAACCGAGTTCGTCAAGCATCTCGGCAAAACACTCGACACAAAAATTGTCGTCAGGATGGGCAGCGATTTGCTTTCAAAGTGGGTCGGCGGCACCGAGCAGAACATCGCCGCCGCCTTCCGCGAGGCCGGCGCCGGCAAATATATACTCTTCCTCGACGAAATAGACGGTCTCCTGCAAAACCGCGAGCGCTCAAACCGCAGTTGGGAAGTCACGCAAGTCAACGAACTCCTCCAGCAGATGGAAAATTTCGGCGGCATCCTCGTCGCCGCCACCAATTTCTCCCAAAATCTCGATCCCGCCGCCATCCGCCGTTTTACCTTCAAGCTGGAATTCGACTATCTCGATTCCCCCGGGAAAGAACTTTTCTTCGAGCGCATGTTTTCCTCGCCGCTCACCGCCGGCGAGGCGGCGCGCCTTGAGGCCATCCCCAACCTCGCCCCCGGCGATTTCCGCACCGCGCGCCAGGGTTTGTATTATCTCGGCGGCGATATCACCAACAACGACCGCCTCGCGGCGCTCGAAACCGAAAGCAACGCCAAAAAACAGACCGGCTCCGCCGCCCGCCGCATCGGCTTCGGCACGGTCGGAAGCCGCTCGTGA
- a CDS encoding helix-turn-helix transcriptional regulator — protein MKKNPIRRDVPGKPVPAPAEERELRSRPPMRRMMEIHGRLQAGRFPNAPALARELEVSEKTVRRDLEYMRDSLGLPVEYDGARRGFYYSGTVESFPLVKISEGELLGLLVARQAAEAFRGTPFAGTIEGALKKLAAGLTDEVSVRAEDLGAAISFRNKGATRMDADFLRTSAVAAQAVLAREELEFLYIKPLAREAARRRVQPYHLACLHGLWYLVGWDLAREGWRMFGVTRMREARATGKGFGRKSDFSPEKFFGGSFGLWKSGRETRVRVHFDAYTSALARERFWHESQEIFEQKDGTLEMELTVGGLDEAAAWVLGFAGGARAVRPAGFVEAVRAAAKRVAEAHE, from the coding sequence ATGAAAAAAAATCCTATCAGACGGGATGTGCCGGGGAAGCCGGTGCCGGCACCGGCGGAGGAGCGGGAATTGCGGTCGCGCCCGCCGATGAGGCGGATGATGGAAATTCACGGGCGGTTGCAGGCGGGGCGGTTTCCGAACGCGCCGGCACTGGCCCGGGAGCTGGAGGTGTCGGAAAAAACCGTGCGGCGCGATTTGGAATACATGCGCGATTCGCTGGGGCTGCCTGTGGAGTATGACGGGGCGCGGCGGGGGTTTTATTATTCGGGGACGGTGGAGAGTTTTCCGCTGGTGAAAATCAGCGAGGGGGAGTTGCTGGGGCTGTTGGTGGCGCGGCAGGCGGCGGAGGCGTTTCGAGGGACGCCGTTCGCGGGGACGATTGAGGGCGCGCTGAAAAAGCTCGCGGCGGGACTGACGGACGAGGTGAGCGTGCGCGCGGAGGATTTGGGCGCGGCGATTTCGTTTCGCAACAAGGGCGCGACGCGGATGGACGCGGATTTTTTGCGCACGAGCGCGGTGGCGGCGCAGGCGGTGCTGGCGCGTGAGGAACTGGAGTTTTTATATATAAAACCGCTGGCGCGCGAGGCGGCGCGGCGGCGTGTGCAACCGTATCATTTGGCGTGCCTGCATGGACTGTGGTATCTCGTCGGCTGGGATTTGGCGCGGGAGGGCTGGCGGATGTTCGGGGTGACGCGGATGCGCGAGGCGAGGGCGACAGGGAAAGGTTTTGGGCGAAAATCCGATTTTTCCCCGGAGAAATTTTTCGGAGGGAGTTTCGGACTGTGGAAGAGCGGGAGGGAGACGCGGGTGCGCGTGCATTTCGACGCTTATACGAGCGCGCTGGCGCGGGAACGCTTTTGGCATGAGTCGCAGGAGATTTTCGAGCAAAAGGACGGAACGCTGGAAATGGAGTTGACCGTGGGCGGCCTCGATGAGGCGGCGGCATGGGTGCTCGGCTTCGCGGGCGGGGCGCGGGCGGTGAGGCCGGCGGGCTTTGTGGAGGCGGTGCGCGCGGCGGCAAAGCGGGTGGCGGAGGCGCACGAGTGA
- a CDS encoding UvrD-helicase domain-containing protein has protein sequence MKDNHFISASAGTGKTYALTTRIIRLLLLGIDPASVAALTFTRAAAGEIFNKLAGRLAAGAADNGNAAEKLSREIFTSLPKWQDDIIRKNHGAPLAPAVFAETLRKLVATQHQSFIGTLDSFMWRMVRIFPLELGFTAAELRLMDAHESEQAGAAAVAQILNATPRDADEFFEDFRAATQGDGGKTFFGELAEFVKRWHRHRLDFPNEPSWGDACAIWGAAGMPFAKNADAIAAFETAVANAPEFADRRESFLSVCKFAREFNGTFDAPTPLKNMLENWTPAGAIGEFNCDRKKTNFSSKQQAAGHALLSHLLATALEIRLKHTAGLFRLMTRYEAAYAGTARDHGRLVFDDIPRKLATLGDTERDLLAFRLDSQIRHWLLDEFQDTSRAQWNEKVNRPLVREALQENEDNDKNWRSVFVVGDAKQSIYGWRGGDVAIFNEEKERPEYTRGSLTESYRFGETIVETVNTVFTPTAIQAYLAGGDAAAGAAERWGKIWEEHSAAPKKDGTPGDSGQVVLTTFQKDAASERDEIDVCADNIIAELDRTKPWDKNLEDGTAILVRTNDEGKKLAEKLSARGIRVAWEGESAIGDCPVVAALLNLVRLSAHPSDKFAKRHLAATPLVKAEAGAAAIAEEFSLNNARLGLAGALRKIIEENSGSFVAMAGAADKFTRARLDALLLAAAQFEAGAGADTHPDDFAAFVEASRRRDFADPTVVKILTVHRSKGLGFDYVIVPFFEDEGIDSVSNPKSPIIADDWILENPGKNVTGADSVLGSADDNMRRGKILENLCLYYVAMTRAKKYLSIHAKNAMNKDGKVSGTKYFSTHLINRLGGIASAELTVFTGTGKTETPANEKNAGDAEKIELPAVPKRKTPSATAKFFTREIFFDGTEKKNAGAAENVSAETGAERGDRLHKELQKIEWFTTTGIMGATGTGPSSTSAAGLGACAFSEEILKLFAKETEFSRAFEKPDDAAGEVVLWREKSFEVFIPVDENAGEKKSAGEWLSGRFDRVVFTGSYSARRAVIFDFKTNAKLEGEGDAAFAKRMVEHYAPQMALYRKAVQALCGLGADAVSSVLLLTETAAVVPVPAA, from the coding sequence ATGAAAGACAATCACTTCATTAGCGCATCAGCCGGCACCGGGAAAACCTACGCGCTCACCACGCGCATCATCCGCCTGCTTTTGCTCGGCATTGATCCGGCTTCCGTCGCCGCGCTCACATTCACGCGCGCCGCCGCCGGTGAAATTTTCAACAAACTCGCCGGGCGCCTCGCCGCAGGCGCCGCTGACAACGGCAACGCCGCCGAAAAACTCTCCAGGGAAATTTTCACCAGTCTTCCGAAATGGCAGGATGACATCATTCGCAAAAACCACGGCGCGCCGCTGGCGCCGGCTGTTTTTGCGGAAACCCTTCGCAAACTTGTCGCCACGCAGCACCAAAGTTTTATCGGCACGCTCGACAGTTTCATGTGGCGCATGGTCCGCATTTTTCCGCTCGAACTCGGATTCACCGCCGCCGAGCTGCGCCTGATGGACGCCCACGAAAGCGAGCAGGCCGGTGCCGCCGCCGTCGCCCAAATTCTCAACGCCACTCCGCGCGACGCCGATGAGTTTTTCGAGGATTTTCGCGCCGCCACACAGGGCGATGGAGGCAAAACTTTCTTCGGCGAACTTGCCGAATTCGTCAAACGCTGGCACCGGCACCGGCTTGATTTTCCCAATGAACCAAGTTGGGGCGACGCGTGCGCGATTTGGGGCGCGGCGGGAATGCCGTTCGCGAAAAACGCCGACGCCATCGCCGCCTTTGAAACCGCTGTCGCCAACGCCCCCGAATTTGCCGACCGCCGAGAATCTTTCCTCTCGGTTTGCAAATTCGCCCGTGAATTCAACGGCACGTTTGACGCGCCCACGCCGTTGAAAAACATGCTCGAAAATTGGACGCCCGCCGGCGCCATCGGGGAATTCAATTGCGACAGGAAAAAAACAAACTTCTCCTCCAAACAGCAGGCCGCCGGGCACGCGCTCCTCTCGCACCTCCTCGCCACCGCCCTCGAAATCCGCCTCAAACACACCGCCGGTCTCTTCCGTCTCATGACGCGCTACGAGGCCGCCTACGCCGGCACCGCGCGCGACCACGGGCGCCTCGTTTTCGACGACATCCCGCGCAAACTCGCGACCCTCGGCGACACCGAGCGCGACCTGCTGGCGTTCCGCCTCGACTCGCAAATCCGCCACTGGCTCCTCGACGAATTTCAGGACACCTCGCGCGCCCAATGGAACGAAAAAGTCAACCGCCCGCTCGTTCGCGAGGCGCTTCAGGAAAACGAGGACAACGACAAAAACTGGCGCTCCGTTTTCGTCGTCGGCGACGCCAAACAATCCATCTACGGCTGGCGCGGCGGCGATGTCGCCATTTTCAACGAGGAAAAAGAACGCCCCGAATACACGCGCGGCTCGCTCACCGAATCCTACCGCTTTGGCGAAACAATCGTCGAAACCGTCAACACCGTTTTCACCCCCACCGCAATCCAGGCATATCTCGCCGGCGGCGACGCCGCTGCCGGTGCAGCCGAACGCTGGGGAAAAATTTGGGAGGAGCATTCCGCCGCCCCGAAAAAAGACGGCACGCCCGGGGACTCCGGCCAAGTCGTCCTTACCACTTTCCAAAAAGACGCAGCCTCCGAGCGAGACGAGATTGATGTGTGCGCCGACAACATTATCGCCGAACTCGACCGCACCAAACCATGGGATAAAAATCTGGAAGACGGCACCGCCATTCTCGTTCGCACAAACGACGAGGGGAAAAAACTCGCCGAAAAACTTTCCGCCCGCGGCATCCGCGTCGCATGGGAAGGCGAAAGCGCCATCGGAGACTGCCCCGTTGTCGCCGCGCTCCTCAACCTCGTCAGGCTTTCCGCGCATCCCTCGGACAAATTCGCGAAACGGCACCTCGCGGCCACGCCGCTCGTAAAAGCCGAAGCCGGTGCGGCCGCTATCGCGGAAGAATTTTCCCTCAACAACGCCCGGCTCGGACTCGCGGGTGCGCTGCGTAAAATCATCGAGGAAAACAGCGGCAGCTTCGTCGCGATGGCCGGTGCCGCTGACAAATTCACACGCGCGCGCCTCGATGCGCTCCTCCTCGCTGCCGCGCAATTCGAGGCCGGTGCTGGAGCCGACACGCATCCCGACGATTTCGCCGCGTTTGTCGAGGCCAGCCGCCGCCGTGATTTCGCCGACCCTACCGTCGTCAAAATTTTGACGGTTCACCGCAGCAAGGGTCTCGGCTTCGACTACGTCATCGTGCCGTTTTTCGAGGATGAAGGCATTGACAGCGTAAGCAACCCGAAGTCGCCCATCATTGCCGATGATTGGATTTTGGAAAATCCGGGCAAAAACGTCACCGGTGCCGACTCCGTTCTCGGCAGTGCCGATGACAACATGCGCCGAGGAAAAATTCTCGAAAACCTCTGCCTCTACTATGTCGCGATGACGCGCGCCAAAAAATACCTCTCCATCCACGCCAAAAACGCCATGAATAAGGATGGCAAGGTGAGTGGCACAAAATATTTTTCCACTCATCTCATTAACCGGCTAGGCGGCATCGCCTCCGCCGAATTGACCGTCTTCACCGGCACCGGCAAAACGGAAACTCCCGCGAATGAAAAAAACGCCGGTGACGCTGAAAAAATCGAATTGCCGGCGGTGCCGAAACGGAAAACGCCGTCGGCGACCGCGAAGTTTTTCACACGAGAAATTTTCTTCGACGGCACGGAGAAAAAAAACGCCGGTGCCGCCGAAAACGTTTCCGCCGAAACCGGCGCCGAGCGCGGCGACCGTTTGCACAAGGAACTGCAAAAAATCGAATGGTTCACTACCACCGGCATCATGGGAGCGACAGGGACCGGCCCATCGTCAACTTCTGCCGCCGGCCTCGGCGCGTGCGCGTTTTCAGAGGAGATTTTGAAATTGTTCGCGAAGGAAACGGAGTTCAGCCGCGCGTTCGAAAAACCGGACGATGCCGCTGGTGAAGTGGTTTTGTGGCGCGAAAAATCATTTGAGGTTTTTATTCCGGTGGACGAAAACGCCGGTGAGAAAAAATCCGCCGGCGAATGGCTTTCGGGTCGTTTTGACAGAGTCGTTTTCACCGGCTCCTACTCCGCGCGGCGCGCAGTAATTTTCGATTTCAAGACAAATGCGAAGCTCGAAGGGGAGGGCGACGCCGCTTTCGCGAAGCGCATGGTGGAACATTACGCGCCGCAGATGGCGCTCTACCGAAAAGCGGTGCAGGCGCTTTGTGGTCTGGGCGCGGATGCCGTTTCGTCAGTGCTTCTGCTCACCGAAACCGCCGCCGTCGTGCCGGTGCCGGCGGCATGA
- a CDS encoding 3-keto-disaccharide hydrolase, which produces MHIRFLAPLVLTATAVFAQTNPASNLPPPSATEQWEPVPPVVSAPAGGVPSDAVVLFDGAGLDAWDSTSAKEPRPLWAVRDGVLTPVDKTGSLRTKQAFGDVQMHLEFRSPVNPLKSGQQRGNSGVLFMGLYELQVLDSHDNPTYVNGQAASIYKQHPPLVNASRQPGEWQVYDAVFVAPRFGADGTLLSPARMTVFHNGVLVQHDTVLLGATEYRGAPSYKPHAAKLPLVLQNHPVDRPSFRNIWVREISLPEASPAAKQ; this is translated from the coding sequence ATGCACATCCGATTCCTCGCCCCGTTGGTACTCACCGCAACCGCCGTCTTCGCCCAGACGAACCCGGCTTCGAATCTGCCGCCGCCCTCGGCCACCGAACAGTGGGAGCCGGTGCCGCCGGTGGTGAGCGCTCCCGCGGGCGGCGTGCCAAGCGACGCGGTGGTGCTTTTCGACGGCGCCGGCCTCGACGCCTGGGACTCCACCAGCGCGAAGGAGCCGCGCCCGCTCTGGGCGGTCAGGGACGGCGTGCTCACGCCCGTGGACAAGACCGGCAGCCTGCGCACCAAACAGGCGTTTGGCGACGTGCAGATGCACCTTGAATTTCGCTCGCCGGTCAACCCGCTCAAAAGCGGGCAGCAACGCGGCAACAGCGGCGTCCTTTTCATGGGACTCTATGAGTTGCAGGTGCTCGATTCCCATGACAACCCGACCTATGTGAACGGGCAGGCCGCCTCCATCTACAAACAGCACCCGCCACTGGTGAACGCCTCACGCCAGCCGGGCGAATGGCAGGTGTATGACGCGGTGTTTGTCGCCCCCCGTTTCGGCGCCGACGGCACGCTGCTCTCGCCCGCGCGCATGACCGTTTTCCACAACGGTGTGCTGGTGCAGCACGACACGGTGCTGCTCGGTGCCACGGAGTATCGTGGCGCTCCCTCCTACAAGCCCCATGCCGCGAAGCTGCCGCTCGTGCTGCAAAACCACCCCGTCGATCGCCCGTCGTTCCGCAACATCTGGGTGCGTGAAATTTCGCTGCCGGAGGCGTCTCCCGCCGCGAAACAGTGA
- a CDS encoding AURKAIP1/COX24 domain-containing protein encodes MGNLKKKRRLKMSKHKRRKRLKANRHKKRTW; translated from the coding sequence ATGGGTAACCTTAAGAAGAAACGCCGCCTGAAAATGTCGAAGCATAAGCGCCGCAAGCGCCTCAAAGCCAATCGCCATAAGAAGCGCACTTGGTAG
- a CDS encoding PD-(D/E)XK nuclease family protein — MKLEFLPPEEGKPLVRAVADWLWKKRVSSAGASAAALDHLLVAVPTRQAGRRLAFALVEKARAGVGTGACIPPVFKTPSALLSPEENPAENKNASDADVVAARAATSAESNALLASLLASGGALTCENFSAIFPQKADGGIAELSFSAALGVARQLHDLWGILADGALNFTAVSEKLPPDHADAVRWRELASLEKIFLEKLAAHNLRHADASLADIIKNPKLPDDCLNAVGASINEIVLAAHPGATPALCGFLKNLAEKTGVKFTILVHACENERGFFDEFGRPKKFTAVTETRPLGSAAHKLPLDDEQQIELAADAEHQARAAANFVAACISGTGAGKKKSVALGNADAEIFNHLAAAFLARGVTLRNPASFPVRATALGRLAAQAVELCHLRENTPAEILSAFLRGADVRTWLAGKNIRVSAVLGEFDKLQNDHLPRTFAGVSRYAALAAVRRAAEEQKLSSLASALEAIRALTGVGAALPARVGKFLAEIFANFSPDEKIPGHRELAAAAAEVSEIFKEFSDSKLLREIITGTGAAAQNGTRVPPAKIAGAAGAEEEERAAALLKTLLEKTAFSLEPDAPNTLAVEGWVELAWAPEDALVITGLNEGCVPETVTAHAFLPDSLRSALDLPCNETRLARDWLLLRSMLAPRAPEDVRLLLARVNTRADALKPSRILFTGTGDGAAADKIFAARAARLFKDADSPAPAPARSLPPAWRLNLPLPGTGDAAGFFESSSEKSKHGLPCVSVTALKDYIACPFAFFLKHVLKMEAVDYRAAELDELAFGSIAHEVLEAFAKSPAASAGDAEKIAGFLHEKTDALFAEKFGAELTAVLQLQRGELKKRLGFFARQQAGAVAGGWAIVAAERHFTLPFSAHGFEIHGKVDRVDRNKNTGEFRILDYKTWNKKKDADEDVYDTSKIALAYADERRCPSFVVSPAKPKGKSKSAAWSDLQLPLYLRAAQTGALLEDAGAGGIGARIVPVGAIVSCAHFALGRSEEDSGLSDYDQRVFDDPSVDGTLDVILSRIAAGIFWPPLKRKYPPLENFKPLFLGLSEEEIAAGISEPWVADQEQRIAIWDAARAANKEEQK; from the coding sequence ATGAAACTCGAATTTCTCCCGCCTGAAGAAGGAAAACCACTTGTCCGCGCCGTCGCCGACTGGCTTTGGAAAAAACGCGTTTCGTCTGCCGGCGCCAGTGCCGCTGCGCTCGACCATTTGCTTGTTGCCGTTCCAACGCGGCAGGCGGGGCGGCGACTGGCGTTTGCGCTCGTTGAAAAGGCGCGCGCCGGCGTCGGCACGGGTGCTTGTATTCCACCGGTTTTCAAGACACCGTCCGCGCTTCTTTCACCGGAGGAAAATCCCGCTGAAAACAAAAACGCCAGCGACGCCGATGTTGTCGCCGCCCGCGCCGCCACTTCCGCTGAAAGCAACGCGCTTCTCGCCTCGCTGCTCGCGTCGGGGGGGGCACTCACGTGCGAAAATTTTTCCGCAATTTTTCCGCAAAAAGCCGATGGCGGTATTGCTGAACTTTCGTTTTCCGCCGCGCTCGGCGTCGCCCGCCAACTCCACGATCTCTGGGGCATCCTCGCCGACGGTGCGCTCAACTTCACCGCCGTTTCCGAAAAACTTCCGCCCGACCACGCCGACGCCGTCCGCTGGCGCGAACTCGCCTCGCTCGAAAAAATCTTCCTCGAAAAACTCGCCGCTCACAATCTCCGCCACGCCGACGCCTCGCTCGCCGACATCATCAAAAACCCAAAACTGCCCGACGACTGCCTCAATGCCGTCGGCGCCTCCATCAACGAAATTGTCCTCGCCGCGCATCCGGGCGCCACGCCCGCGCTTTGTGGTTTTCTCAAAAATCTCGCCGAAAAAACCGGCGTCAAATTCACCATTCTCGTCCACGCGTGCGAAAATGAGCGCGGATTTTTCGATGAATTTGGCCGTCCGAAAAAATTCACCGCCGTCACCGAAACACGACCGCTCGGCTCAGCCGCGCACAAACTCCCACTCGACGACGAGCAACAAATCGAACTCGCCGCCGACGCCGAACACCAGGCCCGTGCCGCTGCCAACTTCGTCGCCGCATGCATCAGCGGCACCGGCGCCGGCAAAAAAAAATCCGTCGCGCTCGGCAACGCCGACGCCGAAATATTCAACCACCTCGCCGCCGCCTTTCTCGCGCGCGGCGTGACACTCCGCAACCCCGCGAGCTTCCCCGTGCGCGCCACCGCTCTCGGCCGCCTCGCCGCGCAGGCCGTTGAACTCTGCCATCTCCGCGAAAACACCCCGGCCGAAATCCTCTCGGCCTTCCTGCGCGGCGCCGACGTCCGCACCTGGCTCGCCGGAAAAAACATCCGCGTCTCCGCCGTGCTCGGCGAGTTTGACAAACTCCAAAACGACCACCTCCCGCGCACCTTCGCCGGCGTGTCAAGATATGCCGCGCTCGCCGCCGTGCGCCGCGCCGCCGAAGAACAAAAACTTTCCTCGCTCGCATCCGCCCTCGAAGCAATCCGAGCCCTCACCGGCGTCGGCGCCGCGCTGCCAGCGCGCGTGGGAAAATTTCTCGCCGAAATTTTCGCCAACTTTTCCCCCGACGAAAAAATCCCCGGCCACCGCGAACTCGCCGCCGCGGCGGCGGAAGTTTCCGAAATTTTCAAAGAATTTTCCGACTCAAAACTCCTTCGCGAAATCATCACCGGCACCGGTGCCGCCGCGCAAAACGGCACGCGCGTCCCGCCTGCAAAAATTGCCGGAGCCGCCGGCGCCGAAGAAGAGGAACGCGCCGCCGCGCTCCTCAAAACGCTCCTCGAAAAAACCGCGTTTTCCCTCGAACCCGACGCCCCCAACACCCTCGCCGTCGAGGGCTGGGTCGAACTCGCGTGGGCGCCCGAAGACGCGCTCGTCATCACCGGCCTCAACGAGGGCTGCGTCCCCGAAACCGTCACCGCGCACGCCTTCCTGCCCGACTCGCTCCGTTCCGCTCTCGACCTCCCGTGCAACGAGACCCGCCTCGCGCGCGACTGGCTCCTCCTCCGCTCCATGCTCGCTCCGCGCGCGCCGGAAGATGTCCGCCTCCTCCTCGCGCGCGTGAACACCCGCGCCGACGCCCTCAAACCCTCGCGCATCCTCTTCACAGGGACCGGTGACGGCGCCGCCGCCGACAAAATTTTCGCCGCCCGCGCCGCCAGACTTTTCAAAGACGCCGACTCCCCCGCGCCCGCCCCCGCCCGTTCGCTTCCCCCCGCTTGGCGCCTGAACCTCCCGCTTCCCGGCACGGGTGACGCCGCCGGCTTCTTTGAATCGAGCTCCGAAAAATCCAAACATGGCCTCCCCTGCGTCAGTGTCACCGCGCTCAAGGATTACATTGCGTGCCCCTTCGCGTTTTTCCTGAAACACGTTTTGAAAATGGAAGCGGTTGACTACCGCGCCGCCGAACTCGACGAACTCGCCTTCGGCAGTATCGCGCACGAAGTGCTCGAAGCGTTCGCGAAATCTCCCGCCGCCAGTGCCGGCGACGCCGAGAAAATCGCCGGCTTTCTCCACGAAAAAACCGACGCGCTTTTCGCGGAAAAATTTGGCGCGGAACTCACCGCCGTTCTCCAGCTCCAGCGCGGGGAATTGAAAAAACGCCTCGGCTTTTTCGCCCGACAACAGGCCGGTGCCGTTGCCGGCGGCTGGGCAATCGTCGCCGCCGAGCGGCATTTCACGCTCCCGTTTTCCGCGCACGGTTTTGAAATCCACGGAAAAGTTGACCGCGTTGACCGCAACAAAAACACCGGCGAGTTTCGCATTCTCGATTACAAAACGTGGAACAAAAAGAAAGACGCCGACGAGGATGTTTACGACACAAGCAAGATCGCGCTTGCCTACGCTGACGAGCGCCGATGCCCCAGTTTCGTTGTGTCGCCGGCCAAACCCAAAGGAAAATCGAAATCCGCCGCATGGTCCGACCTCCAGCTTCCCCTCTACCTTCGCGCCGCGCAAACGGGCGCATTGCTCGAAGACGCCGGCGCAGGCGGCATTGGCGCGCGAATTGTCCCCGTAGGAGCGATCGTCTCCTGCGCGCACTTTGCGCTCGGTCGTTCGGAAGAAGATTCCGGTTTGAGCGACTATGACCAGCGCGTTTTCGACGACCCCTCGGTTGACGGCACGCTTGATGTCATTCTTTCGCGCATCGCTGCCGGAATTTTTTGGCCGCCGTTGAAACGAAAATATCCGCCGCTTGAAAATTTCAAGCCGCTCTTTCTCGGCCTTTCCGAAGAGGAAATTGCCGCGGGCATCAGCGAACCGTGGGTCGCCGATCAGGAACAACGCATCGCAATCTGGGACGCCGCGCGCGCCGCGAACAAGGAGGAACAAAAATGA